In the genome of Phragmitibacter flavus, the window CTTTGGTTTCGTAGGCGGAGTTGGCGAATTCCTTGTCGATGGCGGCGGCGATGTCCGGGGCGCGGTCGGGGTCTTTGACGCGGACACTGAACCAGCCGATTTCGCCTTTGCTGAGGGTTCGGCCTTCGTCGAAGTAGTCGTAGTGAAAGAGGAACTGGGTGTTGTCGGCTCCTTTTTTGGTAACGTCGTAGACGCCGACGATTTCGAATTCCCAAGTTTCGTTGTCGCCTTCGCGACGCCAGATGGGGGAGTTGACGGGGATGACGCTGCCGATCTTCCATCCGTCGGATTTGGCGTAGCGGTCGAAGAGGCCTTTCCCGACGATGACGCCGTTGCGTTTGGCTTTCCAGGCGGCCATTTGTTCGGGGGGAACGGTGAACTCCGGGAACATGGCGAAGTAGGTGTCGGGATTGACGGGAAAACTGGCGAGGAAGTTTTTTGGGTCTTTGTAATAGCCGCCGAACCAGGAGAGATGGGTGATGGCGGCGACGCCGGGGAGGTTGGCGATGCGGTCAGTGTAGCTGATGGGGAGGGACTGAATGATGGACATCTTATGCATGACCATGAGGCGGTCGGCTCCGGCCATGGAGATGCCGCCGGTGAAGGCTTCCTTGATGATGCAAAGGGTGCCGAAGAGCACGAAGGCAACGAAGATGGAGAGCACGGTGAGGACGGTGCGCAGCTTCTTGCGTTTGAGGTTGCTGAAGACTAATGAAAGGAATTTCATTGGAGGAAGATAGGGTGCCCGTTCGCTTCGCGGCTTCGCAGCAGGGCTTTGCGGTTTCTTGTTAAACGACCTGGGGCGTTGCCCCAGGCTGTCGTGGGTCGCACCGTTGGTGCTGGGAAGCGGGACGATGTCGAGGACGAGTAGGAGTAAGAGGAAGAGTAGGATTTACTGAGCGGTGGAGGAAAGCTGGCCCTTGTCGAGGTGGACGGTGCGGGAGGCGCGCTCGGAGGCGTGGGGGTCGTGGGTGACCATGATGATGGTTTTGCCGTGCTCTTTGTTGAGGGTCTGAAGAAGAGTGAGGATGTCGTCGCCGGATTTGCGGTCGAGATCGCCGGTGGGTTCGTCGCAGAGGAGGAGGGTGGGATCGGTAACGATGGCGCGGGCAATGCCGACGCGTTGTTGTTCACCACCGGACATGGTGCGGGGGTGGTGTTTGAGACGGTGCGAAAGGCCGACAACGGTGAGGGCGGTTTCGGCGTGCTGGCGGCGCTGGGCTTTGTTGAGATGGGTGAGGAGAAGGGGGAGTTCGACATTTCGCTGGGCGCTGAGGACCGGGAGCAAGTTGTAGAACTGGAAGATGAAACCGATGTGGCGGGCGCGCCAGGCGGCGAGCTGTCGGTCAGAGAGGTGGTTGATGGGTTCGTTGCCGATCTCGACGGTGCCGGTGGTGGGTCGGTCGAGGCCGCCAATGAGATTCAAGAGGGTCGATTTGCCAGAGCCGGAGGGACCCATCAACGCGAGGAATTCGCCTTGCTTGACTTCGAGGTTAAGGCTGGAGAGGACATGGATGTCTTCGGAGCCGCGCTTGAAGGTTTTGCTGACGCCCTGGATGTTGACGATGGCGGGATGGGTGGTGCTCATGATTTTTTCTCGGTGACTTTGGTGCCTTCTTTGAGGTCGGAGGGGGCATCAATGATGATGGTTTCGCCGGGGGCGATGCCGGAGGAGAGGAGGGTTTGGTCGCCGTTGGTTTGGGCGACGGTGACTTCGCGTTTCTGGGCGCGGTCGTTGTCGATGATCCAGACGATGTCGAGGTTGTCGATGCTGCGGAGGGCAGCCTGGGGGATGAGGGTGAGGCGTGGTCCGGATGGTTTGGTGGCGGTTTCATCCTGCTTTTGAGGGGCGCTTTTGAAGGCGACTTTGACACCCATGTCGGGAAGGATGCGAGGGTCGCGAACTTCGATGGCGACCCGGACTTTGACGGTGGCTTTCTGGCGGTCGGCGGTGGGGATGATGGCGATGACTTTGGAGGGGATTTTCCAGTCGGCGTAGGAGTCGAGGATGGCTTCGACGGGTTGGTTGGCCCGGACGCGGTTGATGTAGCTTTCGTTGACGTCGACGTCGATTTCGAGGGAGTCCATGTCGACAATCGTGCAGATGCCGGTGCGCGTGAATCCGCCGGAGGACATGGGGGAGATCATCTCGCCGGGCTGGGCGTTTTTTACGGTGACGATGCCGGTGAAGGGGGCGCGGATGATGGTGTCCTCGACTTGTTGTTTCCAGGAGTCGACTTCGCGTTCGGCAACGGCGATGTCGGCGTTGAGTTTGTTGAGTCGGGCACGGAGGGAGCTGGTTTCGGCTTCGGCGCGGTTGAGGTCGGAGGTGCTGGCGGCTTTGGTGGCGACGAGTTCGGTGAAGCGGGTGAGTTCTTTTTCGGCAAAGGTGAGGTTGGGTTTGATTTCCTCGATGGCCTGTTGGGCGGAGTAGAGTTGGGCTTCGGCGAGGCGCAGGCTGGCGGTGACGTTGGTGGCGTCGATGTGGGCAAGGATCTGGTCTTTTTCGACCTTCATGCCTTCTTCGATGAGGACTTCGGTGACCTTGCCGGTGACTTTGGAGGAGACCGTGGAGGCGCGGCGGGCGGTGATGTATCCGGAGGCGTTGAGGAGCGTGGTCTGGGTGGGGGAGGCGTTGGGTCCAGTGGTGGTTTGTTCGAGAGCGATGGTGGTCTGGACTTCAGGGGGCTTGGGACCGAAGAGCATCCATGCGCCGCCAGCGATGACGAGAAGAATGACGAGGGTGAGCGGTAGCGTCCAGGGGGATCGCCGACGTTGGGGAGGGGCGCTGCGATCAATGCGCAAGGCGTCCAGACTTGGTTTTGCGGAACTCATGCGGAAAAAAGGGCGCCGTGTGGTGTGGTCGCGTGAATGAATACGATGCACGGCATTGAGCAACGTGCAGCTTTTTTCTTGTGGAACGAAAGGTGAGGTAAGGTGAGGCGCGACGGCTACTGATATTCCTTGTCGAGGGCGTCGAGGTATTGGGAGATGGCGTCGCTGCGAGGGTGGAGTTCTTCGTCGATTTGATCGCGGAGTTTGAGGTAATCTTCGAAAGTGTTGCTGAAGCCGGAGTGGTTGGCGATGTAGGTGTCGACGTATCTTTCGACGTCCATGGCCTGGGTATGGATTTGTTCACGAACGCTGGAAAGCTGGGCGATTTTTTCGGACATGCCTTTGTCTTTACCGCGAAGGAGGGTCTGCACAACCAGCGCGTAGTCGGCAATGAGCGGTCGGTAAAGTGGATGGGCGCGAAGTTTTAGCGCGTTGAGTCGGTCGAGGTTGGTCTGAAGAATGGTGTCGCGGTCGCTGCGCTTCATGATCTGGGCGAAATCGGCGAGCGGTGCGGTGAGGATTTCTGGGGTAACCGGGGCAGGAGCAGGTGCAGGTGTGGGTCTTGGTGTTTGCGGCTGCTGGCTCTGGGCGGTGTCGGATGGAGGGCCTTCTGGAGCGGGGGCGGATTCGGGATTCTCGGGGGCGGCGGGTTCGTTTTTGCGGAACCAGTTCAAGGGATTGAGGGCGCTGGGTTTTTTCTCGTCTGCGGTGGCTTCGGGTTCTGCCTCTTCAGGGGGAGCAGGGGATTCAGCGGGGACCATGGGAGGTTGATCGCTGATGTCGCGGGTGGCACCGGTTTTGGCGGGAAGGCTGGGAGGTGGTGACGGTTCAGCGGCGGGAATCGCGGGCTGGTCGCTGATGTCGCGTTTTGAGGCAGGTTTTTTCGGCAGCGAACCCACGGGTGCGGGAGCTGGTTCGGCTCCTGGTTTGGTTTCTGGCTTTGGCGTGGCTTCTGGTTTTGACTCTTCGGGTTTCTCCTCGGCCTCGCTGTCGGCGGGTTTGCGTTTGGTGAAGGGAAAGATGATCTCTTTGCTTTTTGGTTTGAAAAAGGGCAGGCCGAAACGGGATTTTTTTTCTTCCTTCTCGGGCTCGGCTTCGGGAGATTCTTCGGGGCTTGGGGTTGGAGCGGGCGTGGGAGCTGCTTCGGCGGTGGGTTTGGGTGTAGACTTTTTCTTCGATTTGGCAGCGACCTGCGGAGTGGGTTTGAATTCGAGGGTGAGGGCGGTGTCGAGTTGACGTTCGGTTTCGGCGACGCTCATGGTTTCCAGCGTGCTCGGTGTGGCCAGGGTTGCCATTTGTAACGACCACCATTTCTCAAGGCTGTTGTTGGAGACGCCGAGGGTGGGGAATTGTTGTTGGAGGAGTTCGCGATCAGGCTTGGAGTCGGTGGCGAGGGCGTTGAGAAATTTGCCGAAGCGAATGGTCCCTTCGGGTTGGTCCAGCAGGGTCAGCACAAGGGCGCAGGAAGAGGCTTCGTAGATGCCACGGGACAGGGCGTCG includes:
- a CDS encoding efflux RND transporter periplasmic adaptor subunit, whose protein sequence is MSSAKPSLDALRIDRSAPPQRRRSPWTLPLTLVILLVIAGGAWMLFGPKPPEVQTTIALEQTTTGPNASPTQTTLLNASGYITARRASTVSSKVTGKVTEVLIEEGMKVEKDQILAHIDATNVTASLRLAEAQLYSAQQAIEEIKPNLTFAEKELTRFTELVATKAASTSDLNRAEAETSSLRARLNKLNADIAVAEREVDSWKQQVEDTIIRAPFTGIVTVKNAQPGEMISPMSSGGFTRTGICTIVDMDSLEIDVDVNESYINRVRANQPVEAILDSYADWKIPSKVIAIIPTADRQKATVKVRVAIEVRDPRILPDMGVKVAFKSAPQKQDETATKPSGPRLTLIPQAALRSIDNLDIVWIIDNDRAQKREVTVAQTNGDQTLLSSGIAPGETIIIDAPSDLKEGTKVTEKKS
- a CDS encoding ABC transporter permease yields the protein MKFLSLVFSNLKRKKLRTVLTVLSIFVAFVLFGTLCIIKEAFTGGISMAGADRLMVMHKMSIIQSLPISYTDRIANLPGVAAITHLSWFGGYYKDPKNFLASFPVNPDTYFAMFPEFTVPPEQMAAWKAKRNGVIVGKGLFDRYAKSDGWKIGSVIPVNSPIWRREGDNETWEFEIVGVYDVTKKGADNTQFLFHYDYFDEGRTLSKGEIGWFSVRVKDPDRAPDIAAAIDKEFANSAYETKAQTEAAAMQGFASQVGDIGTILTAVLSAVFFTILLVAGNTMGQAVRERTEEIGVLKAMGFTNGLVLFLVLAESTVIALIGGLLGLTVAKLIALAGSPVPEMLPIFNFSDRDLITGLILVIVLGIIAGIIPALQAMRLQIAVALRR
- a CDS encoding ABC transporter ATP-binding protein, with amino-acid sequence MSTTHPAIVNIQGVSKTFKRGSEDIHVLSSLNLEVKQGEFLALMGPSGSGKSTLLNLIGGLDRPTTGTVEIGNEPINHLSDRQLAAWRARHIGFIFQFYNLLPVLSAQRNVELPLLLTHLNKAQRRQHAETALTVVGLSHRLKHHPRTMSGGEQQRVGIARAIVTDPTLLLCDEPTGDLDRKSGDDILTLLQTLNKEHGKTIIMVTHDPHASERASRTVHLDKGQLSSTAQ